In a single window of the Sulfurimonas sp. hsl 1-7 genome:
- the rfbC gene encoding dTDP-4-dehydrorhamnose 3,5-epimerase produces the protein MNFIRTDIPDVVICEPTVHGDDRGYFVETFREDKLQEFLGYKINFCQDNESKSSYGVLRGLHYQLPPHAQTKLVRVIQGKVLDVAVDIRKGSPTFGKHVAVELSSENKRQLLVPRGFAHGFVVLEDNTVFAYKVDSYYSPECDRGIAFNDSDIDIDWQVPHEKLNLSAKDKVQPKLNETDDLFEYGVNYYE, from the coding sequence ATGAATTTTATAAGAACTGATATTCCTGATGTAGTTATATGTGAACCAACTGTCCATGGAGATGACCGTGGTTACTTCGTAGAAACATTCCGTGAAGATAAACTTCAAGAGTTTTTAGGGTATAAAATTAACTTCTGTCAAGATAACGAATCTAAAAGCTCGTATGGTGTACTTCGTGGTCTACACTACCAACTTCCACCACATGCACAAACTAAACTAGTACGTGTAATTCAAGGGAAAGTTTTAGATGTAGCAGTAGACATTAGAAAAGGTTCACCTACATTTGGTAAACATGTTGCAGTTGAATTAAGTAGCGAGAATAAACGCCAGCTTTTAGTACCTCGTGGCTTTGCTCATGGGTTTGTAGTATTAGAAGACAATACTGTATTTGCTTATAAAGTTGATAGTTACTATTCACCTGAATGTGATCGTGGAATTGCGTTTAATGACAGTGATATTGACATAGATTGGCAAGTACCGCATGAAAAACTAAACCTTTCTGCAAAAGATAAAGTACAACCTAAGCTAAATGAAACTGATGACCTGTTTGAGTATGGAGTCAATTACTATGAATAA
- a CDS encoding glycosyltransferase family 9 protein, which produces MKILVIRCGALGDLVYATSVIDALLLEYGEDTLIDFVCTPGSGKLLENDTRVHKVFNLKYKKVPTFFSTEKRKIINYSRKTTYDLLINFEYGKQFRDLLQNINAKEKIGAQFNTIQSNKKINRGEAQKLFLKSKISQKNLDKAFPSVHTLDFEKINSKYNLNKEYIVFSPSNSHVNRSGVNHRAWENHSWIELTEQLAKEMQIVIVGTKSEEQFFNLLRPFPGNTLDLVGKNNIEELCSVIKYAKAVICTDSAVGHIAAAVNTPVYVLMGPNDPVTDSPYKSPDNNVNIISLQLDCSPCYNTKTMKECKNNICMKQITTEMVYNKIKSTKLF; this is translated from the coding sequence ATGAAAATACTAGTTATAAGATGTGGAGCTTTAGGTGATCTTGTTTATGCAACGAGTGTTATAGATGCTTTACTTCTAGAATATGGGGAAGATACGCTCATAGATTTTGTTTGTACACCAGGAAGTGGAAAACTACTAGAAAATGATACAAGAGTTCATAAAGTTTTTAACTTGAAGTATAAAAAAGTTCCCACTTTTTTTAGTACGGAAAAAAGAAAAATCATCAACTATTCTAGAAAAACTACTTACGACTTGTTAATAAATTTTGAATATGGGAAGCAATTTCGCGATCTTCTTCAAAATATTAATGCAAAAGAAAAAATTGGTGCCCAGTTTAATACTATTCAATCAAATAAAAAAATCAACAGAGGTGAGGCTCAAAAACTTTTTTTAAAGTCCAAAATATCTCAAAAAAATCTAGATAAAGCTTTTCCAAGTGTCCATACACTTGACTTTGAGAAAATTAATTCAAAATATAATCTTAATAAAGAGTACATAGTCTTTAGTCCTAGTAATTCTCATGTCAACCGTTCCGGTGTAAATCATCGAGCATGGGAAAACCATTCATGGATCGAACTGACTGAACAATTAGCAAAAGAGATGCAAATAGTAATTGTTGGGACAAAATCTGAAGAACAGTTTTTTAATTTACTTCGTCCTTTTCCAGGCAATACACTTGATCTTGTCGGGAAAAACAATATTGAAGAACTCTGTAGTGTAATTAAATATGCAAAAGCTGTTATTTGTACAGATTCAGCTGTCGGGCATATTGCCGCAGCAGTTAACACTCCTGTTTATGTACTAATGGGACCAAATGACCCTGTTACAGATTCACCATACAAATCACCTGACAACAATGTTAATATAATATCATTACAATTAGACTGTTCACCTTGTTACAATACAAAAACAATGAAAGAGTGTAAAAACAATATTTGCATGAAACAGATTACGACTGAAATGGTATATAATAAAATTAAATCTACGAAATTATTCTAA
- a CDS encoding ABC transporter ATP-binding protein, with protein sequence MKEIIKRFWPYIKEYKLHYIMVFFAGLLIIAATAGNAHIMKPLMDDMFIEKKEEMLYLIPLGLIGIYLTKAVGKYIQTVFMEYIGQSIITRFREILLEKMISMDMAYLYQNRSGELISRITNDIGRIQFFVSNMLPDMFRDLLAVIALIGYVIWLNPLLSFYALVVVPVVILPIISIAKRLKKYSHRSQAKNADVVSRLTEVFNNSEVIKANATEKFEIGRFSEHNWQFFKINMKAIYVGAIVSPILEIVGVCGLATVIYVGGREVYDGNMTVGEFTAFITAIILVFEPIRKLGGTYSKIQDALAASERVFEVLDEEPKIVNGTKVLEDDIHQIEFKDVSLMYEGSYALDNVNITIKEGQNIALVGDSGGGKSTFISMLLRFYDPDNGIVKINGEDIKNYDLKSLKHHISFVTQRIYIFQDTLAANVAYGEENIDEQKVLRALELADALGFVDELENGIDTMMHEAGTNLSGGQRQRIAIARAIYKHSSLILFDEATSALDNESEKRIQKALDEYTKDKITITIAHRLSTIEHADKILVMQKGKIVAQGTHQELLENSDVYQRLSGEMKQ encoded by the coding sequence TTGAAAGAGATTATTAAAAGATTTTGGCCCTATATAAAAGAGTATAAACTTCATTATATTATGGTGTTTTTTGCAGGATTACTCATAATTGCTGCAACTGCTGGAAATGCACATATTATGAAACCGTTAATGGATGATATGTTTATAGAGAAAAAAGAGGAGATGCTTTATCTTATTCCTCTTGGACTTATAGGAATTTATCTTACAAAAGCGGTTGGAAAATATATTCAAACTGTATTTATGGAGTATATCGGGCAAAGTATCATCACGCGATTCCGTGAGATCCTTTTAGAAAAGATGATATCTATGGATATGGCATATCTCTATCAAAACAGAAGTGGAGAACTAATCTCTAGAATTACCAATGATATTGGACGTATACAGTTTTTTGTCTCTAACATGCTGCCTGATATGTTCAGAGACCTTTTAGCAGTAATTGCATTAATTGGATATGTAATATGGTTAAACCCATTACTTTCATTTTATGCATTGGTTGTAGTACCTGTTGTTATTTTACCAATAATTTCTATAGCAAAGAGATTAAAAAAGTATTCTCACCGATCGCAGGCAAAAAATGCCGATGTAGTTTCCCGTTTGACAGAGGTTTTTAATAACTCTGAAGTGATTAAAGCAAACGCAACTGAGAAGTTTGAAATAGGGCGTTTTTCTGAGCACAACTGGCAGTTTTTCAAGATTAATATGAAAGCTATTTACGTCGGTGCAATAGTTTCTCCGATCTTGGAAATTGTCGGTGTGTGTGGACTTGCAACGGTTATCTATGTTGGTGGACGTGAAGTGTATGATGGCAATATGACAGTAGGGGAATTTACGGCATTTATCACTGCTATTATTTTAGTATTTGAACCGATCCGTAAACTCGGCGGGACATACTCAAAGATCCAAGATGCACTTGCAGCGAGTGAGAGGGTATTTGAAGTTTTAGATGAAGAGCCTAAAATCGTAAACGGTACAAAAGTTTTAGAAGATGATATTCATCAAATAGAGTTTAAAGATGTTTCACTTATGTATGAGGGTTCTTATGCACTTGATAATGTCAATATTACGATTAAAGAGGGGCAAAATATTGCCCTTGTTGGAGATAGTGGCGGTGGAAAGTCTACTTTTATCTCTATGTTGCTCCGTTTTTACGATCCGGATAACGGTATTGTAAAAATTAATGGTGAAGATATTAAAAACTATGATCTGAAATCTTTAAAACACCACATATCTTTTGTAACTCAAAGAATCTATATTTTCCAAGATACGCTTGCAGCAAATGTTGCTTACGGTGAAGAGAATATTGATGAGCAAAAAGTACTTCGAGCACTAGAACTTGCAGATGCACTTGGATTCGTTGATGAGCTTGAAAATGGAATAGATACAATGATGCATGAAGCGGGAACCAACCTTTCAGGTGGTCAGCGTCAACGTATAGCGATTGCCCGTGCAATTTATAAACACTCATCACTCATCCTCTTTGATGAAGCGACATCAGCTCTTGATAATGAGAGTGAAAAAAGGATACAAAAAGCACTTGACGAGTACACAAAAGATAAAATCACTATCACGATTGCACATAGATTAAGTACAATTGAACATGCAGATAAAATTTTAGTGATGCAAAAAGGGAAAATCGTAGCACAGGGCACACATCAGGAACTTTTAGAAAATTCGGATGTTTATCAAAGGTTGTCCGGAGAGATGAAACAGTAG
- the rfbA gene encoding glucose-1-phosphate thymidylyltransferase RfbA, producing the protein MKGIILAGGSGTRLYPITRGVSKQLTPIYDKPMIYYPLSVLMLAGIKEVLIISTPEDQQSFKNLLGDGSDIGMKFEYVVQPSPDGLAQAFILGEEFLDGDDACLVLGDNIFYGHGLTELLAQSVKNVKNESKATVFGYYVNDPERYGVAEFDKNGNVISIEEKPKEPKSNYAVVGLYFYPNDVVKKAKEVKPSHRGELEITTLNQMYLDEERLRVKTMGRGYAWLDTGTHESLLEASSFIQTIENRQSLKVACIEEIAYEMGYISKEELLELAEPLKKNQYGQYLIKRANQPRGMGR; encoded by the coding sequence ATGAAAGGTATAATATTAGCAGGAGGGAGTGGTACAAGACTCTATCCAATTACAAGAGGTGTAAGCAAGCAGTTAACTCCAATTTATGATAAACCTATGATCTATTATCCACTTTCAGTACTGATGTTAGCAGGAATTAAGGAAGTATTAATTATCTCGACACCGGAAGATCAACAAAGTTTTAAAAACTTACTTGGTGATGGTAGTGACATTGGAATGAAGTTTGAGTATGTCGTACAGCCTAGTCCTGATGGGCTTGCTCAAGCTTTTATACTTGGTGAAGAGTTTTTAGATGGTGATGATGCATGTTTAGTATTAGGAGATAACATTTTTTATGGACATGGACTTACAGAACTTTTAGCGCAAAGTGTAAAAAATGTTAAAAATGAAAGTAAAGCTACAGTGTTTGGTTACTATGTAAATGATCCGGAACGTTATGGTGTTGCAGAGTTTGATAAAAATGGAAATGTTATAAGTATAGAGGAAAAGCCCAAAGAACCTAAAAGCAACTATGCTGTAGTTGGTCTTTACTTTTATCCTAATGATGTCGTTAAAAAAGCGAAAGAGGTAAAACCATCTCATAGAGGTGAACTCGAGATTACTACTCTTAATCAAATGTATCTTGATGAGGAACGCTTACGTGTAAAAACTATGGGACGTGGATATGCATGGCTCGATACAGGTACACATGAATCACTTCTTGAAGCAAGTAGTTTTATCCAAACTATTGAAAACCGTCAATCTTTAAAAGTAGCATGTATAGAAGAGATAGCATATGAGATGGGATATATTTCAAAAGAGGAGCTTCTAGAACTGGCAGAACCGCTCAAGAAAAACCAATATGGTCAATATCTTATTAAACGTGCGAATCAACCAAGAGGTATGGGGAGATAA
- the rfbD gene encoding dTDP-4-dehydrorhamnose reductase: MNNILVTGSNGQLGSEIKELSSQYPANYFFTDRSSLDITDKDILSSYIQENNIDIIINCAAYTAVDKAESDEINADLVNHIAVKNMAELAKEKNIKFVHVSTDYVFDGKNYKPYSEDDNVAPNGVYGKTKLDGEQALQTINPKNSIIIRTSWVYSSYGANFVKTMLRLGKEKENLGVIFDQVGTPTYAKDLALAILEILPKIDNQDVEIYNYSNEGVLSWYDFAKEIMRMAKLDCKIKPIETKEYPTPAMRPHYSLLNKSKIKQTFNIEIPYWKDSLD, encoded by the coding sequence ATGAATAACATCTTAGTAACAGGTTCTAATGGTCAGTTGGGTTCTGAGATTAAAGAACTCTCAAGCCAATATCCGGCAAATTACTTTTTTACAGATAGAAGTAGTTTGGATATTACAGATAAAGATATTTTATCTAGCTATATTCAAGAAAATAATATTGACATTATCATAAACTGTGCAGCATACACAGCAGTAGATAAAGCAGAGTCTGATGAAATAAATGCAGATTTAGTCAATCATATAGCTGTTAAGAATATGGCAGAGTTAGCAAAAGAAAAAAACATCAAATTTGTGCATGTAAGTACTGACTATGTGTTTGATGGAAAAAACTATAAACCATATAGTGAAGATGATAATGTAGCTCCAAACGGTGTATATGGAAAAACAAAGCTTGATGGTGAACAAGCACTTCAAACGATTAATCCTAAAAACTCTATAATTATTAGAACGTCATGGGTATATAGCTCATATGGTGCAAACTTTGTCAAGACTATGCTTCGTTTAGGTAAAGAGAAAGAGAATTTAGGGGTCATCTTTGATCAAGTTGGAACTCCAACTTATGCAAAAGATTTAGCTCTTGCTATCTTAGAAATATTACCTAAAATAGACAATCAAGATGTAGAGATATATAACTATTCAAATGAAGGTGTACTTTCTTGGTATGATTTTGCAAAAGAGATTATGCGTATGGCAAAACTTGATTGTAAAATAAAACCAATTGAGACAAAAGAGTACCCAACACCGGCAATGCGCCCACACTATAGTTTACTAAATAAATCAAAAATCAAACAAACATTCAATATAGAGATACCATACTGGAAAGATTCACTAGATGA
- a CDS encoding glycosyltransferase, with protein MTLKHQEKPSSIAIIVSVYKDIKSLEIILNSLQNQSYPLDEIIISEDGDSIEMKNFIESLSIPNLKHISQEDLGWQKNKALNNAIRNTQSEYIIFIDGDVVPHKEFVKGHFNCSEVHKVCCGKRSELGEKYSQAILKNEISIDKISKNYLWNIFSLHSDGVHHYEDGLYSSLLNKFTSSRKIRHIIGCNFSCYKTDLEAINGFNEDFVNPGEGEDVDITWRFKALGIQMKSCRYIANIYHLWHPKRFSDKEGQINRAIMQKSQKDNQIRALNGLKKLTEGKQ; from the coding sequence ATGACATTAAAACATCAAGAAAAACCTTCAAGTATTGCTATCATAGTTTCAGTTTATAAAGATATAAAATCGTTAGAGATTATTTTAAATTCTTTACAAAATCAATCATATCCCCTTGATGAAATTATTATTAGTGAAGACGGTGATTCTATTGAAATGAAAAACTTTATAGAGTCCTTGAGTATTCCAAATCTTAAACATATTTCTCAAGAAGATTTAGGTTGGCAAAAGAATAAAGCTTTGAATAATGCTATCAGAAATACCCAGAGTGAATATATTATTTTCATAGATGGAGATGTTGTTCCTCATAAAGAGTTTGTCAAGGGACATTTTAATTGTTCTGAAGTTCATAAAGTTTGTTGTGGCAAAAGATCAGAACTCGGTGAAAAATATTCACAAGCTATTTTAAAGAATGAAATATCCATTGACAAAATTTCAAAAAACTATCTTTGGAATATCTTTTCACTACATTCTGATGGTGTGCATCATTATGAAGATGGACTTTACTCTTCACTGCTAAATAAATTTACATCCTCAAGAAAGATTCGCCATATTATAGGATGTAATTTTTCTTGTTATAAAACTGATTTAGAAGCGATTAATGGTTTTAATGAAGATTTTGTTAACCCCGGTGAGGGTGAAGATGTAGACATCACATGGAGATTTAAAGCACTAGGTATACAAATGAAATCGTGCCGTTATATAGCAAATATTTACCACCTTTGGCATCCTAAACGTTTTAGTGATAAGGAGGGACAAATTAATAGAGCTATTATGCAAAAATCTCAAAAAGATAATCAAATACGTGCACTTAATGGTCTAAAAAAATTAACGGAGGGCAAACAATGA
- a CDS encoding HD domain-containing phosphohydrolase, with translation MELTYNILIVDDISDNIKVAMNILKENNYNFSFALNGKEALEIVTTKKFDLILLDIMMPEMNGYEVCQQLKADPRTQDIPVIFLTAKADVDSITEGLKLGAVDYITKPFHSEELIARVTTHLELYHAKEVLKQNNLDLNVKIVEREKRYLSELEQTQKEIIYLLTELMESTSDETGRHIKRVADASKLLATLHGALSEEEINDVYFASPLHDIGKVTIPHEVLNKPGRYTEEEFKIMQEHTTNAHKFLQHSQRRLIKAGDIIAYQHHEKWDGTGYPQGLAGEKIHIYARIVAIADVLDALTHKRVYKDAWSFEEVVKYIIDRKGKQFDPYLIELFENNIESFKAIVEEE, from the coding sequence ATGGAATTAACTTACAATATATTAATTGTAGATGATATTAGTGATAATATTAAAGTAGCTATGAATATTCTCAAAGAGAATAACTATAACTTCTCTTTTGCCCTAAACGGTAAGGAAGCTTTAGAAATTGTAACAACTAAAAAGTTTGATCTTATCTTATTGGATATTATGATGCCTGAAATGAACGGCTATGAAGTATGTCAACAACTCAAAGCTGATCCTCGTACACAAGATATCCCCGTTATTTTCCTCACTGCAAAAGCCGATGTTGACTCTATTACTGAAGGACTAAAACTCGGTGCAGTTGACTATATTACGAAACCTTTTCACTCTGAAGAGCTTATAGCAAGGGTTACAACGCATTTAGAGTTGTACCATGCAAAAGAGGTTTTAAAACAAAATAATCTTGACCTGAACGTAAAGATTGTAGAACGTGAAAAAAGATATTTGAGTGAACTGGAACAAACACAAAAAGAGATCATCTATCTTTTAACAGAGTTGATGGAGTCAACTTCAGATGAAACAGGAAGGCATATTAAAAGAGTCGCTGATGCTTCAAAACTTTTAGCAACACTTCACGGTGCACTCAGTGAAGAGGAGATAAATGATGTTTACTTCGCTTCACCGCTTCACGATATCGGAAAAGTAACTATCCCCCATGAAGTGTTAAATAAACCGGGTCGTTATACTGAAGAAGAGTTTAAAATTATGCAGGAACACACTACAAATGCACATAAATTCTTACAACATTCTCAAAGAAGATTGATCAAAGCAGGGGATATTATTGCTTACCAACACCATGAAAAATGGGATGGAACAGGGTATCCACAAGGTCTTGCAGGGGAGAAAATTCATATCTATGCAAGGATTGTTGCTATTGCCGATGTATTGGATGCTTTAACGCACAAACGAGTATATAAAGACGCCTGGAGTTTTGAAGAGGTAGTTAAATATATTATAGATCGTAAAGGGAAACAGTTTGATCCGTATCTGATCGAACTTTTTGAAAATAATATAGAAAGTTTTAAAGCAATTGTAGAAGAAGAGTAA
- a CDS encoding glycosyltransferase family 9 protein — MNIPLHLKFRRKFNSLFNSFLAKIFSSTANTELLDIKKIDTIALIRPNYRIGNIIFLTPLINEIAEHNPNIKIDLFIGSQNVGKILSPMPNVDQIIDISRKLLVHPFQLLKFIKNTRTKKYDLCINISSRSLSSQIVTLFVNSKYTLSFNDEKSWAPVTHKALYKGLFTHASLQPLEILNGFGISHYQHPLELDIKLTPQEIEQGEDVLKNLLQEYKVQTSKKVIAIFRNARFDKKIEDAWWKDFIIHMNELKNDLLFIDILSPDIPSKLNDDILEYSNKNLRELGAFFRACDAYISADTGPLHLAAASKARSIGLFNHTIIAAYGTLGEQNLNIDINQLSLADIAQQIIQHLYRES; from the coding sequence ATGAATATACCATTACATTTAAAATTTAGAAGAAAATTCAATTCATTATTCAATTCTTTCTTAGCAAAAATATTTTCATCTACTGCAAACACAGAACTTTTAGATATTAAAAAGATAGATACTATTGCACTGATACGTCCTAATTACCGCATAGGTAATATAATATTTTTAACGCCCCTTATTAATGAAATAGCTGAACACAATCCAAATATTAAAATTGATCTTTTTATTGGTAGTCAGAATGTCGGGAAAATATTAAGTCCAATGCCAAATGTAGATCAGATTATAGATATTTCTAGAAAACTGCTTGTTCATCCTTTCCAACTTTTAAAGTTTATAAAAAATACCAGAACTAAAAAGTATGATCTTTGTATAAATATCTCCTCACGTTCACTTAGTTCTCAAATTGTCACATTATTTGTAAATTCAAAGTATACCCTTAGCTTTAACGATGAAAAAAGTTGGGCACCTGTAACTCACAAAGCACTTTATAAAGGTTTATTTACTCATGCGAGCTTACAACCATTAGAAATACTTAATGGTTTTGGGATATCACACTATCAACATCCACTAGAACTAGATATTAAATTAACTCCGCAAGAAATAGAACAAGGGGAGGATGTACTTAAAAACTTATTGCAAGAGTATAAGGTTCAAACATCGAAAAAAGTAATCGCAATTTTTAGAAATGCCAGATTTGATAAAAAGATAGAAGATGCTTGGTGGAAAGACTTTATCATACATATGAATGAACTCAAAAATGATCTTTTATTTATTGATATATTATCTCCTGATATTCCATCAAAACTAAATGATGATATTCTCGAGTATTCAAATAAAAACCTTAGAGAACTTGGTGCATTTTTTAGAGCATGCGATGCTTATATAAGTGCTGATACTGGTCCTCTACATTTAGCTGCTGCTTCCAAAGCCAGATCAATAGGACTATTTAATCATACCATCATTGCAGCCTACGGAACTCTTGGCGAACAAAATTTAAACATTGATATCAATCAACTTTCACTAGCTGATATCGCACAACAAATTATTCAACATCTTTATCGGGAGTCTTAA